The Halococcus salsus genome contains the following window.
ATGAACAGCTTACACCTCTCACACCGGATATCTGTCTCCTCCATGCTACATTCGGTCTTCGCGCTGTTTGCCATGGCGAATACTCGAACAAAGCTCACCGTCTATGATCCAGACGGCGAGAGCGTCGGGGCACAGACTGTCGAATCGTCGGCATAGGACGGTGATTATCCCGATGCCGTCCCCGACCTCATGCCCGGGACAGCTGCGGCGTTGTGGCCCTCTGCCGTGACGATGTCAAGCGCCGCAGCGACACATAGATCTTTATATATACTACGAAAGATCATTAACTAGAGGACGGTCATAAAGTGGGACAGTCGGCGACGCCGATGTGCTCTGTGCCTCCGGTGGCGACGGAAGCGGTGCCGAAAACCGATCTATACCACATCCACGAAAGCATATTGTTCCAGGCTGTCCCGCGTGAAAACCGTTCTTTGACATCATCTCATGAGCGATACCCCTGATCAGCAACTCCTCGACCTTCCCCCAAGCGCGAAGCTCGTTTTCGTTGTACTAGGGCAGAAGGGGCCACTTACACAGAAACAAATAGCCAATGAACCACGCCTCTCTCAGCGGACAGTCCACTATGCAATACAACAATTCGAGGAGATCGATTCGACGCCTGATAACCGTGCGGACCTGCTTTCTATCCGATATACTTATCCGTTCGTTTTCCGACCTATCCGGATGCTATGATGGATGACTTGAACGCCTTCCAACGTGACCTCCTATACGTAATCGCCGGTCTTGAGAACGGAATCCCACCACACGGCCTCGCCATCAAGGACTCCCTCGAAGAGGATTACTCAGGCACGATCCACCACGGCAGACTCTATCCGAACCTCGACACGCTCGCTGACATGGGGTTGATCGACGTCTCCGAGATCGACAAGCGCACCAATGCCTACTCGGTCACCCAACGCGGTCAGCGCGAGCTCGAGGCTCGTCGTGAGTGGGAACGCCAGCATATCGATCTGGGCTCCAGCTAAGAATCATGTCTTGATTCTCTCTATAGATCCGCTCTAGAATCCGAGATCCAACATTCTATTGCTAACAAGCAACAAGCAAATCACTGAGAGAAAAACCAAGAAGGTCCCGAAAGCGACCCCCCAACCAGCAACGTCCGCAATCGTTCCGATGACGACACTTCCGGTCGCGCTCATCATCATATAAGTTGTCCGTACGAGACCGAACCCAGCACCCCGTTCAGCACTTGAGAGATTATCTACGAAACGCGGCAGGAGTGCCGCACCCCACCCCATCGAAACACCAATAAGAACGATTCCAACGAGGAGGACAGTTAGCTGCGATCCAGCAAGAAGCAGTCCGAACCCACCGATCCCAAGAACTGCACATAAGCCCCCAATTTCTTCTCGACCATACCGATCCGATAGCGACCCGATACCAGGTTGTGTGAGTCCCTGTATGACGAAGTATGCCGAAAACAGTGTACTGGCGAACGTCACCGAATATCCATGATAGGCGATTAGAAATGTAGGGAGAAATGAAGCCGTTGCCTGCCAGATAAACTCGAATAGGAACGCCAGTAGGGCAGTGAACGCGATCTTTCGTCGGGAGAGCAACTCGATAACCGGTCTGAGGGCGAACCGCTCGCCCATTGGCTGTGTAGGACGTGCGGGTTCCGTTGGCCGCACTTTCCATTGAAAAAGTACGAATACAGGTAAGGCAGCGACAGCCCCGAGCGCGATCGCTGCCCGCCAGCCAAACCACTGACTTACAGCGGCCGCTGCAATGGGGGCTACCAATCCCGCTATCGGTGCTCCAGAATTGTGGAGACCGATCGCGGTGCCAATATTGTTCAGTTTCCGGGTAAGGAACGTCGTCGCAACACTGTAGTGCAATCCTGCAACGCCGCCCAAAAGGAGTGTGAAGAGGAGGAAGACGGGCATTGATGGCGAGAGTGCAAGCAGGGCACTAACGACCGCTGTAA
Protein-coding sequences here:
- a CDS encoding MFS transporter codes for the protein MLCTLAFFATMVARLVISPVVPEIVDTFDSSSGTLGLALTGLWMAYAFVQFPSGVLADRYGERRIILAAVGLTAVVSALLALSPSMPVFLLFTLLLGGVAGLHYSVATTFLTRKLNNIGTAIGLHNSGAPIAGLVAPIAAAAVSQWFGWRAAIALGAVAALPVFVLFQWKVRPTEPARPTQPMGERFALRPVIELLSRRKIAFTALLAFLFEFIWQATASFLPTFLIAYHGYSVTFASTLFSAYFVIQGLTQPGIGSLSDRYGREEIGGLCAVLGIGGFGLLLAGSQLTVLLVGIVLIGVSMGWGAALLPRFVDNLSSAERGAGFGLVRTTYMMMSATGSVVIGTIADVAGWGVAFGTFLVFLSVICLLLVSNRMLDLGF
- a CDS encoding PadR family transcriptional regulator, whose translation is MDDLNAFQRDLLYVIAGLENGIPPHGLAIKDSLEEDYSGTIHHGRLYPNLDTLADMGLIDVSEIDKRTNAYSVTQRGQRELEARREWERQHIDLGSS
- a CDS encoding MarR family transcriptional regulator; translated protein: MSDTPDQQLLDLPPSAKLVFVVLGQKGPLTQKQIANEPRLSQRTVHYAIQQFEEIDSTPDNRADLLSIRYTYPFVFRPIRML